Proteins encoded together in one Acanthochromis polyacanthus isolate Apoly-LR-REF ecotype Palm Island chromosome 12, KAUST_Apoly_ChrSc, whole genome shotgun sequence window:
- the LOC127536427 gene encoding tripartite motif-containing protein 16-like, translated as MAQKGVQLDRETFSCSICLDLLKDPVATSCGHSYCMKCIKAHWDGEDQKRIYSCPQCRKTFTARPDLEKNTMLAALVEQLKKTGLQAAAADHCYAGPEDVACDSCSGRKLKAFKSCLFCLASFCEKHLQPHYESPTFKKHQLVEPSKNLQENICSRHDEVKKMFCRTDQQSICYLCSVDQHKGHDTVSAAAERTERQKKLEVSRLNIQQRIQDRRKDVKLLQQELKDIKVSADKTVEDSEEMFTQMIHLIQKRSSEVEQQIRSQQKTQESRVKELEEKLQQEIRDLERKEAELKQLSDTPDHSQFLHNYPSVSALSESTHSSSISIRPLRHFEDVTAAVKELRGKVEDVLKDTWTDISLTLTQPDVLLSEPEPEPEPKTRAGFMRYSRQITLDPNTANRKLLLSEGNRKVTFMGQQQSYPDHPDRFTGRPQVLSRESLTGRCYWEVEWREGGRGVFVSVSYKNISRAGSGDECRFGFNDKSWALDCSQNSYNFWYNKTRTPVSGPRSSRVGVYLDHRAGILSFYSVSETMTLLHRVQTTFTEPLHAGLFIGFCSSAELCEVK; from the coding sequence ATGGCTCAGAAAGGAGTTCAGCTGGACCGAGAAACCTTCTCTTGTTCCATCTGTCTGGATCTCCTGAAGGATCCGGTCGCTACTTCCTGTGGACACAGCTACTGTATGAAGTGTATTAAAGCCCACTGGGATGGAGAGGACCAGAAGAGAATCTACAGCTGCCCTCAGTGCAGGAAGACTTTCACAGCGAGGCCTGACCTGGAGAAAAACACCATGTTAGCAGCTTTAGTGGAGCAGCTGAAGAAGACTGgactccaagctgctgctgctgatcactgCTATGCTGGACCTGAAGATGTGGCCTGTGATTCCTGTTCTGGTAGAAAACTGAAAGCCTTCAAgtcctgtttgttctgtttggcTTCTTTCTGTGAGAAACACCTTCAGCCTCACTATGAGTCTCCAACTTTTAAGAAACACCAGCTGGTGGAGCCCTCCAAGAAcctccaggagaacatctgctctcgTCATGATGAGGTGAAGAAGATGTTCTGTCGTACTGATCAGCAGTCTATCTGttatctctgctctgtggaccAACATAAAGGCCACGACACGgtctcagctgcagcagaaaggacTGAGAGGCAGAAGAAGCTGGAGGTGAGTCGACTGAACatccagcagagaatccaggacaGACGGAAAGATGTGAAGCTGCTTCAACAGGAGCTGAAGGACATCAAGGTCTCTGCTGATAAAACAGTGGAGGACAGTGAGGAGATGTTCACCCAGATGATCCATCTGATCCAGAAGAGAAGCTctgaggtggagcagcagatcagatcccAGCAGAAGACCCAAGAGAGTCGAGTcaaagagctggaggagaagctgcagcaggagatcaGGGATCTGGAGAGGAAAGAGgctgagctgaagcagctcTCAGATACACCAGATCACAGCCAGTTTCTCCACAACTACCCCTCAGTGTCAGCACTCAGTGAGTCCACACACTCATCCAGCATCAGCATCCGTCCTCTGAGACACTTTGAGGacgtgacagcagctgtgaaagAGCTCAGAGGTAAAGTAGAGGACGTTCTGAAGGACACCTGGACAGACATCTCACTGACACTCACTCAGCCAGACGTTTTActgtcagaaccagaaccagaaccagaaccaaagaCCAGAGCTGGATTCATGAGATATTCACGTCAAATCactctggatccaaacacagcaaacagaaaactgtTATTATCTGAAGGGAACAGAAAAGTAACATTTATGGGTCAACAACAGTcttatcctgatcatccagacagattcaCTGGACGGCCACAGGTTCTGAGTAGagagagtctgactggacgttgttactgggaggtggagtggagagaaGGAGGACGAGGAGTTTTTGTATCAGTTTCATACAAGAACATCAGCAGAGCAGGAAGTGGGGATGAATGTAGATTTGGATTTAATGACAAATCTTGGGCATTAGATTGTTCCCAAAACAGTTATAATTTTTGGTACAACAAAACTAGAACTCCCGTCTCAGGTCCTCGGTCCTCCAGAGTAGGAGTTTATCTGGATCACAGAGCAGGTATTCTGTCTTTCTACAGCGTCTCTGAAACCATGactctcctccacagagtccagaccacattcactgagcCGCTACATGCTGgacttttcattggtttttgTTCAAGTGCTGAGTTGTGTGAAGTGAAGTAG